One part of the Chryseobacterium sp. 7 genome encodes these proteins:
- a CDS encoding DUF417 family protein: MIGTVQESKNQLPRIGYYISLFGAALILLWIGIFKFTPTEAAAIKPLVENHFLTFFVYKIISVQAVSNFIGAIEIIIALLLIFSAKFAVLKKYAGIGMIVTFLVTLSYLFTTPGVWKIVDGVPVTDFFILKDLMLLGFGFMIVQNNK; the protein is encoded by the coding sequence ATGATCGGAACAGTACAGGAATCTAAAAATCAATTACCCCGAATTGGGTATTACATTTCCCTTTTCGGAGCAGCGCTTATTTTGCTGTGGATTGGTATCTTCAAGTTTACCCCTACAGAAGCTGCCGCAATAAAACCTTTGGTGGAAAACCATTTCTTAACTTTTTTCGTATATAAAATCATAAGCGTCCAGGCAGTGTCAAATTTTATCGGAGCGATAGAAATTATCATTGCATTACTCCTGATATTTAGTGCGAAATTTGCTGTATTGAAAAAGTATGCAGGTATCGGAATGATAGTAACTTTTCTGGTGACATTAAGCTATTTATTTACAACACCGGGAGTATGGAAAATAGTGGACGGAGTGCCCGTGACGGATTTCTTTATTTTAAAAGACCTTATGCTTTTAGGATTTGGATTCATGATCGTTCAAAATAATAAGTAA
- the msrB gene encoding peptide-methionine (R)-S-oxide reductase MsrB, producing the protein MKNILIVLGIILGIAVFAAGSGLFKKNKPNVVEIKKENEKIMDSKNVREIYFAGGCFWGTEHFFQQIRGVVGTEVGYANGNTQNPTYEEVVSHTTGFAETVKVKYDPEQVDLKLLIDLYFKTIDPTSKDQQGNDRGNQYRTGIYFTNKTDEALVKDEVQKLAKNYSKPLLVETIPLKNFYKAEDYHQDYLDKNPGGYCHIEPGLFEMAKKANPLPKPTYQKQDKKVLKEKLTAEQYNVTQENGTERPFQNEYWNETREGIYVDITTGEPLFISTDKFESGCGWPSFSKPITKALIDEKMDRTHGMTRVEVRSKTGDAHLGHVFTDGPEDKGGLRYCINSASLKFIPKAEMESKGYGKYLPLLDKK; encoded by the coding sequence ATGAAAAATATATTAATTGTACTCGGAATCATTCTGGGTATAGCAGTATTTGCTGCGGGATCCGGGCTTTTCAAAAAAAACAAGCCTAATGTAGTGGAAATAAAAAAAGAAAATGAGAAAATTATGGATAGCAAAAACGTTAGAGAGATTTATTTTGCAGGTGGATGTTTCTGGGGAACAGAACATTTTTTTCAACAAATTCGAGGAGTTGTAGGAACTGAAGTGGGCTATGCCAACGGGAATACCCAAAATCCTACTTATGAAGAGGTGGTAAGCCATACAACAGGTTTTGCAGAAACCGTAAAAGTAAAGTATGATCCTGAACAGGTAGATTTGAAACTGTTGATTGATCTTTACTTTAAAACCATTGATCCTACAAGCAAAGATCAGCAAGGAAATGACAGAGGAAACCAGTACAGAACCGGAATCTATTTTACCAATAAAACAGATGAAGCTTTGGTAAAAGATGAAGTTCAGAAGCTGGCGAAAAATTATAGTAAGCCATTATTGGTAGAAACTATTCCATTGAAAAACTTCTACAAAGCAGAAGATTATCATCAGGATTATCTGGATAAAAATCCGGGCGGATATTGCCACATTGAACCGGGACTTTTTGAAATGGCTAAAAAAGCCAATCCGCTTCCAAAACCTACCTATCAGAAGCAGGATAAAAAAGTTTTAAAAGAAAAACTGACCGCAGAACAATACAACGTTACGCAGGAAAACGGAACAGAAAGACCTTTCCAGAATGAATACTGGAACGAAACCCGTGAAGGAATTTACGTAGATATTACAACAGGAGAACCATTGTTTATTTCTACAGATAAATTTGAATCAGGCTGTGGATGGCCAAGTTTCTCAAAACCCATTACAAAGGCTTTGATTGATGAAAAAATGGACCGTACCCACGGAATGACCAGAGTGGAAGTAAGAAGTAAAACCGGTGATGCCCATTTAGGACACGTCTTTACAGACGGACCGGAAGATAAAGGAGGACTTCGTTACTGTATCAACAGTGCTTCTCTGAAATTTATTCCAAAAGCAGAAATGGAAAGCAAAGGATACGGAAAATATCTTCCGTTGTTAGATAAAAAGTAA
- a CDS encoding alkaline phosphatase PhoX, which translates to MKINKTIGALFLAAIVFQGCNDDNNGDSNTPTNDKIKIENFSKEPAFVFGMPGFENLNITTLISSSDVLPGSPDFVFGGQPDGMGMMKDPNSDGYLMITNHEIKQSVSRVYLDKTFKPVKGEYILNGTGGMTRLCSATLATPETHGFSAFLTAGESGEESMVHALNPLAPASQASDKTRVKPALGKASMENAVPLPKDVSNGKSYIIIGEDQSYSSSHQSAGQLIMYVADTQGDLDNGKLYSLKRTNNNYTETDMTKGSSYDVEFVEIPNAKNLTGAQINQKNIDNNAIRFSRVEDVDYRKGAGKGREIYFTATGESSDGVNPKAGLTMWGRVYKLVLNANNMMTGKLEVVAEGDSNPGNNLINPDNLCVTENFVYIQEDGDSYYKNANHDSYIWQLNIATKQYKPWLNMKHNRNDSAWQTAYNQSGDLQKFGSWEFGAMVDISDIIGVPNTFSVNIHSHTWQLDKFKNPDGSGINTNKEGGQIVIIRNVEK; encoded by the coding sequence ATGAAAATTAACAAAACTATTGGAGCTCTATTCCTTGCAGCGATTGTTTTTCAAGGCTGTAATGATGACAATAACGGGGATTCCAACACCCCTACCAATGACAAAATCAAGATTGAAAATTTTTCTAAAGAGCCCGCTTTCGTTTTTGGAATGCCTGGTTTTGAAAATTTAAATATAACAACACTTATCTCAAGTTCTGATGTTCTTCCTGGTTCTCCGGATTTCGTTTTCGGAGGTCAGCCGGACGGAATGGGAATGATGAAAGATCCCAACTCTGACGGGTATCTGATGATCACCAACCATGAGATCAAACAATCGGTATCCAGAGTATATTTAGACAAAACATTTAAGCCTGTAAAAGGAGAATATATCTTAAACGGAACCGGAGGAATGACAAGATTATGTTCTGCTACATTGGCAACACCTGAAACTCATGGTTTCAGTGCATTTCTTACTGCCGGGGAATCTGGTGAAGAAAGTATGGTTCACGCTTTGAATCCGTTGGCACCGGCATCTCAGGCATCCGATAAAACAAGAGTAAAACCCGCTTTAGGAAAGGCTTCTATGGAAAATGCAGTTCCGCTTCCTAAAGATGTTTCTAACGGAAAATCTTATATTATCATTGGTGAAGACCAGTCTTACTCTTCTTCTCATCAGTCTGCAGGACAGCTGATCATGTATGTAGCCGATACACAGGGAGATCTGGATAACGGTAAATTATATTCTTTAAAAAGAACAAACAACAACTATACTGAAACGGATATGACGAAAGGAAGCAGCTACGATGTAGAATTCGTGGAAATTCCGAACGCCAAAAACCTTACAGGAGCTCAGATCAATCAGAAAAATATTGATAATAATGCCATCCGTTTTTCAAGAGTAGAAGATGTAGATTACAGAAAAGGAGCAGGAAAAGGAAGAGAAATTTACTTTACCGCTACCGGAGAATCTTCTGACGGTGTGAATCCAAAAGCAGGATTAACGATGTGGGGAAGAGTCTACAAACTTGTTCTGAACGCCAACAATATGATGACAGGAAAATTAGAAGTTGTTGCTGAAGGAGATTCTAATCCGGGAAATAATCTTATCAATCCAGATAACTTGTGTGTAACTGAAAACTTTGTATACATCCAGGAAGACGGAGATTCTTATTACAAAAATGCCAACCACGATTCTTATATCTGGCAGCTGAATATCGCGACAAAACAATACAAGCCATGGCTGAACATGAAGCACAACAGAAACGATTCTGCATGGCAGACTGCTTATAACCAGTCCGGAGATCTTCAGAAATTCGGTTCATGGGAATTTGGTGCTATGGTTGATATCTCTGACATCATCGGAGTTCCGAATACATTCTCTGTGAATATCCATTCTCATACATGGCAGCTGGATAAATTCAAAAATCCTGACGGTTCCGGAATCAACACCAATAAAGAAGGCGGACAGATTGTAATCATCAGAAACGTAGAAAAATAG
- a CDS encoding ABC transporter permease, with amino-acid sequence MIKLLKLEYYKNLNYKPFKVFTILYFAILIALLFIGLVDFDIFGGTINLKEQGIYNFPEIWNFTTWIVALLKIFLGLIIVFSISQEFSNRMFKQNTIDGLSRKEFITSKLLTISIFTIVSTAIVLGLTIFLGYQYSNTTESTKVFAEIFFIGNYFVELFTFFCFLMFLSILLRKSVFVFLALFVLWIGEAILTTIEVFSKVKGMQGAQRNEILQNDFFITHLLPLESMSNLIPNPMMRLNMAKSIGIKYEFHYPTESLIACLVWCAIFIFGSYWILRKRDW; translated from the coding sequence ATGATAAAATTATTAAAACTGGAATACTACAAAAACCTGAATTACAAACCATTCAAGGTTTTCACGATACTTTATTTTGCCATTCTTATTGCGTTGCTTTTCATCGGATTGGTTGATTTTGATATTTTTGGAGGAACGATTAATTTAAAAGAACAGGGTATTTATAATTTCCCGGAAATCTGGAATTTTACCACATGGATTGTTGCCTTGTTGAAAATTTTCCTGGGACTGATCATTGTTTTCTCCATTTCACAGGAATTCAGCAACCGGATGTTTAAGCAGAATACCATTGATGGATTAAGCAGAAAGGAATTTATCACTTCAAAATTGCTGACCATAAGTATTTTTACCATTGTTTCAACAGCAATTGTATTGGGGCTTACTATATTTCTGGGATATCAATATTCCAATACAACGGAATCTACAAAGGTTTTTGCTGAGATTTTCTTCATTGGAAACTATTTTGTAGAACTATTCACGTTCTTCTGTTTCTTAATGTTCCTTTCTATTTTATTGAGAAAATCGGTATTTGTATTTCTTGCCCTTTTTGTTTTATGGATTGGTGAGGCAATTTTAACCACTATAGAAGTATTCTCAAAAGTAAAAGGAATGCAGGGAGCACAAAGAAACGAAATCCTTCAGAATGACTTTTTCATTACCCATCTTTTACCGCTGGAAAGTATGTCTAATCTTATTCCTAATCCGATGATGAGATTAAATATGGCTAAAAGTATAGGCATAAAATATGAATTCCACTACCCTACAGAAAGCCTTATTGCTTGTCTGGTTTGGTGCGCTATTTTTATATTCGGATCGTACTGGATTCTGAGAAAAAGGGATTGGTAA
- a CDS encoding ATP-binding protein: protein MKLIELAEELNVSAEAIKQFIQDFDLELVDCISTNFEVKDDFEKFARENVDFLRLYEKDLDKNKTLEQIAKVINQPKDKVEKVIKDNDLNIFDNGFFKSSISSYGIDNKLGGNYKFVYDYFGSKTSLQQRDFIGYRDLFFYTSTVLEPFLNPQQIKDWGINKPAGIILYGPPGSGKIFWANKIAEIIGYQFKEVKKHYLGTSLVDGNEITFSDFLVNMMKENKILLFMDDFDEIMMQRKAETDVASCNLEVQELILHYIGKFEKEGVLMVGSANSVAEIDEEILAPGRFDVMIPIFPPNASERSEIILYAMTRGLEEDSLLYKILKNNKADKVPFWHEISSKMKAFSNTMLIDFTQSLKKRIKNLYQRTRNEKLKIDQNLLSGALRDAGSKLTEEYLDQVARFLADAIINNFDDFKFRIQALKSELETYRVVEEPQRAIGFQHNDEGDKG from the coding sequence ATGAAGCTAATTGAACTGGCAGAAGAACTCAATGTTTCTGCAGAAGCCATCAAACAGTTTATACAGGATTTTGATCTTGAATTGGTAGACTGTATCAGTACAAATTTTGAGGTAAAAGATGATTTTGAAAAATTTGCCCGCGAAAATGTAGACTTTTTAAGGTTATATGAGAAAGATCTGGACAAAAATAAAACATTGGAGCAGATTGCCAAAGTCATCAATCAGCCTAAAGACAAAGTAGAAAAGGTAATTAAAGATAATGACCTCAATATTTTTGATAATGGCTTTTTCAAATCCTCTATATCAAGTTACGGAATTGATAATAAATTAGGAGGAAACTATAAGTTTGTCTATGATTATTTCGGGAGCAAAACCAGCCTCCAACAAAGAGATTTTATAGGATACAGAGACCTTTTCTTTTATACATCCACCGTTCTGGAACCTTTCCTGAATCCACAGCAGATCAAAGATTGGGGAATCAATAAGCCTGCGGGAATTATTCTTTATGGCCCTCCGGGAAGCGGTAAGATATTCTGGGCGAATAAGATTGCTGAAATCATTGGCTATCAGTTTAAAGAAGTTAAAAAACATTATCTGGGAACTTCACTGGTTGACGGAAATGAAATTACTTTCAGTGATTTTCTGGTTAATATGATGAAGGAAAATAAAATACTGCTTTTCATGGATGATTTTGATGAAATTATGATGCAGAGAAAAGCAGAAACAGATGTTGCTTCCTGTAATCTTGAGGTTCAGGAGCTTATTCTTCACTACATCGGAAAATTTGAAAAAGAAGGCGTTCTGATGGTAGGCTCTGCCAATTCTGTTGCCGAAATTGACGAAGAAATTCTTGCTCCGGGAAGGTTTGACGTGATGATTCCGATCTTTCCGCCCAATGCTTCAGAGCGGTCAGAAATTATTCTGTATGCCATGACGAGAGGACTGGAAGAAGATTCTTTACTTTACAAAATACTGAAAAACAATAAAGCAGATAAAGTTCCTTTCTGGCATGAAATCTCTTCAAAAATGAAAGCATTCAGCAATACCATGTTGATTGATTTTACCCAAAGTTTAAAGAAAAGAATTAAGAATCTTTACCAGAGAACCCGAAACGAAAAACTGAAGATTGATCAGAATCTTTTGAGTGGGGCTTTAAGGGATGCCGGTTCCAAGCTTACGGAAGAATACCTTGATCAGGTAGCGAGATTCCTTGCAGATGCTATTATCAATAATTTTGATGATTTTAAGTTCAGAATTCAAGCATTGAAGAGCGAACTGGAAACCTACAGAGTTGTTGAAGAACCTCAAAGAGCTATAGGATTTCAGCATAATGATGAAGGGGATAAAGGGTAA
- a CDS encoding ABC transporter ATP-binding protein: protein MEKILSVKNLTKKFKRVVVNNISFDVEKGNVYGLLGPNGSGKSTTFGMLLSTINPTSGDWFWFGKKGTDPETLKKIGAIIEQPNFYPYLSAETNLKIVAEIKKTPYSRIDEVLKTVNLYERRKDTFKTFSLGMKQRLAIASAMLNNPEVMILDEPTNGLDPEGIIQIREIISDIAKQGITIIIASHLLDEIEKICSHVIVLKEGNSIYCGRVDEMTSNNGYFELKADNNTLLMNALNELQWFTSINQEGDLIKAQIRDDASISASAMNQKLAEKGIYLSHLTKKKLSLESQFLELVKNTH from the coding sequence ATGGAAAAGATTTTATCAGTAAAAAATTTGACAAAGAAATTCAAAAGAGTTGTAGTCAACAATATTTCTTTTGATGTAGAAAAAGGAAATGTTTATGGGCTTTTGGGTCCGAACGGAAGTGGAAAATCCACGACTTTCGGGATGCTGCTTTCAACCATTAATCCTACCAGCGGAGACTGGTTTTGGTTTGGAAAAAAAGGAACTGATCCTGAAACGTTAAAAAAAATCGGAGCTATTATTGAACAGCCTAACTTTTATCCTTATTTAAGTGCGGAAACCAACCTTAAGATTGTTGCAGAAATTAAAAAAACGCCGTATTCAAGGATTGATGAAGTTCTGAAAACCGTAAATCTGTACGAAAGAAGAAAAGATACTTTCAAAACATTTTCTTTGGGAATGAAACAGCGTCTGGCGATTGCTTCAGCGATGCTTAATAATCCTGAAGTGATGATTTTAGATGAACCTACGAACGGATTGGATCCTGAAGGAATTATCCAGATCAGAGAGATCATCAGCGATATTGCCAAGCAGGGAATTACGATTATTATTGCAAGCCATCTTTTGGATGAAATTGAAAAAATCTGCAGCCATGTGATTGTTCTGAAAGAAGGAAATTCCATTTATTGCGGAAGAGTGGATGAAATGACTTCCAACAATGGATATTTTGAATTAAAAGCAGACAACAATACCTTACTTATGAATGCTTTGAATGAGCTTCAATGGTTTACTTCCATCAATCAGGAAGGAGATCTTATCAAAGCTCAGATCCGTGATGATGCTTCTATTTCAGCTTCGGCGATGAATCAGAAACTGGCAGAGAAAGGAATTTACCTTTCCCATTTGACCAAGAAAAAATTATCTCTTGAATCTCAATTCCTTGAACTTGTAAAAAACACCCATTAG
- a CDS encoding sigma-70 family RNA polymerase sigma factor, protein MTKDEELKSWIEQYSGPLLKRALYVLSNKEDAQDVVQEVFLAAYSAHDSFEGKSNPLTWLMAILNRKVADFYRKKYKSEPNIRLDHFFDETGSWKNNDVLNDWNVSGEGDELLDSAEFNKTLEECIEELPSRWKILLKMYYIEEKKAPEVSQELNVSTTNLWKILQRSRMQLRECLEFNWFSKS, encoded by the coding sequence ATGACAAAAGATGAAGAACTGAAAAGCTGGATAGAACAATATTCGGGACCGCTTTTGAAGCGGGCACTGTACGTACTTTCGAATAAAGAAGACGCGCAGGATGTTGTTCAGGAAGTTTTTCTTGCAGCCTATTCAGCCCATGATTCTTTTGAAGGAAAAAGTAATCCTCTGACCTGGCTGATGGCTATTCTGAACAGAAAAGTTGCCGATTTTTACAGGAAAAAATATAAATCTGAACCTAATATCAGACTCGATCATTTTTTTGACGAAACAGGATCATGGAAAAATAATGATGTTTTAAATGACTGGAATGTATCAGGCGAAGGAGATGAACTTTTAGACAGCGCAGAGTTTAATAAAACATTGGAAGAATGTATTGAAGAATTGCCCTCGAGATGGAAGATTCTGCTTAAAATGTATTATATAGAAGAAAAAAAAGCACCGGAAGTCAGTCAGGAATTGAATGTTTCTACGACTAATCTTTGGAAGATTTTGCAAAGAAGCCGCATGCAGCTCAGAGAATGTCTGGAGTTTAACTGGTTTTCAAAATCATAA
- the alaS gene encoding alanine--tRNA ligase — MTSQEIRQKFLDYFKSKEHLIVPSAPIVLKDDPTLMFSNSGMTQFKDFFLGYKTPTAPRIADTQKCLRVSGKHNDLDDVGRDTYHHTMFEMLGNWSFGDYFKKEAIAFAWELLTEVYGIPKEDLYVTIFEGDASENLDRDQDAYNFWKSYISEDRIINGNKKDNFWEMGASGPCGPCSEIHIDLRTPEEKAAVPGITRVNQDDPQVVEVWNLVFMEFNRKADGSLEKLPAQHVDTGMGFERLCMALQGKSSNYDTDVFTPLIAKVEELSGKKYTGILEDEKDIAIRVVVDHIRAVSFAIADGQLPSNGGAGYVIRRILRRGISYSYRFLDMKEPFLYKLVAVLQEQMGAFFPELEKQGTLVTEVIKSEEESFLRTIETGLIRVDKLIQQTISEGKKVLPTEEVFELYDTYGFPDDLTRIIAEEKGLTIDEKGFEAELAKQKQRSKADSAQKVYDWVNLESKPETFVGYDQMESETYITRYRKVENKDGEFYQVVLSSSPFYPEGGGQVGDKGVLENAVESFEVLETKKENGLIISLISGLPKDAGAVFYAKVNASERKNSQANHSVTHLLHEALRDVLGTHVEQKGSYVGPDYLRFDFSHFNKMTEEELALIEEKVNKKIKESIALQEFRNIPIQEALEKGAMALFGEKYGDSVRMIQFGSSKELCGGTHVKNTSEIGHFKITSEGSAAAGIRRIEAISGDKSEEYFNNLEKQIIELSQLLKSKDVVRSIEKLIEENTSLKAEVDALKKEKAKGEIGEWKNAYEQKGNKQLLVKKTSLDAGSVKDIVFQLKREIPASVTIILSDADGKPMITVGVSDDLAADYQAGAIVKDLAKEIQGGGGGNPGFATAGGKNLEGLENAYQKALTL; from the coding sequence ATGACATCACAAGAGATACGTCAAAAATTTTTAGATTATTTTAAAAGTAAGGAGCACTTAATCGTTCCTTCAGCTCCTATTGTGCTGAAAGACGACCCTACCCTTATGTTTTCCAACTCCGGAATGACGCAGTTCAAGGATTTTTTCCTTGGCTACAAAACTCCTACCGCCCCTAGAATTGCCGATACCCAAAAGTGTCTGAGAGTTTCAGGGAAGCACAATGATCTGGATGATGTAGGTAGAGATACTTACCACCATACCATGTTTGAAATGTTAGGAAACTGGTCTTTCGGGGATTACTTCAAAAAAGAGGCTATTGCTTTTGCCTGGGAATTACTGACTGAAGTATACGGAATTCCAAAAGAAGATTTATACGTAACGATTTTTGAAGGTGATGCTTCTGAGAATCTTGACAGAGATCAGGACGCTTATAATTTCTGGAAATCTTATATTTCAGAAGATAGAATCATCAATGGAAATAAAAAAGATAACTTCTGGGAAATGGGGGCAAGCGGACCTTGCGGACCTTGTTCTGAAATCCATATTGACTTGAGAACTCCTGAAGAAAAAGCTGCAGTTCCGGGAATTACCCGCGTTAATCAGGATGATCCACAGGTAGTGGAAGTATGGAACCTGGTTTTCATGGAATTCAACAGAAAAGCTGACGGTTCTCTGGAAAAACTTCCTGCGCAGCATGTAGATACAGGAATGGGCTTCGAACGTCTTTGTATGGCACTTCAAGGGAAATCTTCCAACTATGATACAGACGTTTTCACCCCTTTAATTGCTAAAGTTGAAGAACTTTCAGGTAAAAAATATACAGGAATTTTAGAAGACGAAAAAGATATTGCCATCCGTGTTGTGGTAGACCACATCAGAGCAGTTTCCTTTGCTATTGCAGACGGACAACTACCTTCAAACGGAGGAGCTGGGTATGTAATCAGAAGAATTTTGAGAAGAGGAATTTCCTATTCTTACAGATTCTTAGACATGAAAGAGCCTTTCCTTTACAAATTGGTTGCTGTTTTACAGGAACAAATGGGAGCTTTCTTCCCTGAGCTGGAAAAACAGGGAACTTTGGTAACGGAAGTTATTAAAAGTGAAGAAGAATCTTTCCTAAGAACAATTGAAACCGGATTAATCCGAGTTGATAAATTAATTCAGCAGACAATTTCGGAAGGTAAAAAAGTATTGCCAACGGAAGAAGTTTTCGAATTGTATGATACTTATGGTTTCCCTGATGACTTAACGAGAATTATCGCTGAAGAAAAAGGTTTAACGATCGATGAAAAAGGTTTTGAGGCTGAATTAGCAAAACAAAAACAACGTTCAAAGGCAGATTCAGCTCAGAAAGTTTACGACTGGGTAAATCTTGAATCAAAACCTGAAACGTTTGTAGGATACGACCAGATGGAGTCTGAAACATACATTACGAGATACAGAAAAGTAGAAAACAAAGACGGAGAATTTTACCAGGTAGTTCTAAGCAGTTCTCCTTTCTATCCTGAAGGAGGTGGACAGGTTGGAGATAAAGGAGTTCTTGAAAATGCAGTTGAGAGCTTCGAAGTTCTGGAAACTAAAAAAGAAAACGGATTGATTATTTCATTAATCAGCGGTCTTCCAAAAGATGCAGGTGCTGTTTTCTATGCTAAAGTAAATGCTTCTGAGAGAAAAAATTCTCAGGCTAACCACTCTGTAACTCACCTTCTGCATGAGGCTTTAAGAGATGTTTTAGGAACTCACGTAGAACAGAAAGGTTCTTATGTAGGTCCGGATTATCTTCGTTTTGACTTCTCTCACTTCAACAAAATGACTGAGGAAGAATTAGCATTAATTGAAGAAAAAGTAAATAAAAAGATCAAAGAAAGTATTGCTTTACAGGAATTCAGAAATATTCCGATTCAGGAAGCTCTGGAAAAAGGAGCGATGGCTTTGTTTGGTGAAAAATATGGTGACAGTGTGAGAATGATCCAGTTCGGAAGTTCAAAAGAACTTTGTGGTGGAACTCACGTAAAAAACACCAGCGAAATCGGTCATTTCAAAATCACTTCTGAAGGTTCTGCTGCTGCGGGAATCAGAAGGATTGAGGCTATTTCAGGAGACAAATCTGAAGAATATTTCAACAATCTTGAAAAACAGATCATTGAACTTTCTCAATTATTAAAGTCTAAAGATGTGGTAAGATCTATCGAAAAACTGATCGAAGAAAACACTTCATTGAAGGCTGAAGTAGATGCTCTTAAAAAGGAAAAAGCAAAAGGAGAAATCGGAGAATGGAAGAATGCTTACGAACAGAAAGGCAACAAGCAGCTTCTTGTAAAGAAAACGTCTCTGGATGCAGGTTCTGTAAAGGATATTGTATTCCAATTGAAGAGAGAAATTCCTGCTTCAGTAACGATCATTCTTTCTGACGCAGACGGAAAACCAATGATTACTGTTGGAGTTTCTGATGATCTTGCTGCAGATTACCAGGCTGGAGCTATTGTGAAGGATCTTGCAAAAGAAATCCAAGGCGGTGGTGGTGGAAACCCAGGTTTTGCAACGGCAGGTGGTAAAAACCTTGAAGGTTTAGAAAACGCTTACCAAAAAGCTTTGACTCTCTAA